The genome window GGTGAGATTTGATGCACGTGCCGGACAAGCTTGCACGATTTACTCTTTGGTTGAGATTAAATGATAAAATCGCCTAAAAGGAGTAAATCTTGAATATTGGCCTAACTATTTCGGGATGTCACAATTATTTCATCACCACTTGTGTTCATTACATTAAAACAGAGACGGAATGACTGTGTACTTTATTATTATACCACATACTATCATTGTCAGACTTTGAGATTATAAGGTAAATAACACTTGACTGGACGTAAAAATCCTAAACATGTTCTAAGTAACTTATTCTTCTTCCATGCTTTAATAAGTTAACTGTCTACTTGATTTAATTCTcatgtatttaattttttttattgtattCACTTTATACGTGgtgataaattaaaatatttatttgatttACTTTCATGTATTTCATTTCGGTATAACTCTTGCCCCAGCATGAGTGGCTTGGctatgacatatatatatattgagtatTCCATACTTAGGCATCATGTTATGATGTTAGGTTTAGCATTTGATCATGGTCTGCGTGCGAGCTAGAATTCCTGTACCCTTCACACACTTGGTGACTCATTTTGAGATTGTGGGAACCATGATGTTGTATTTCATTTATTTTGTATAGTGCCAGCTAGACCTATAACCTTATGTATTCATTCGTAACGTCATAAAGATTCCATTAGTAGACTTGTATTACTTTGGGTTATGTCTACTTCAAAGGATTTACTAATGAGGTTTATAATTATGCCTcacttaaaattatttatttttatttcacttTAATtacttattattaattaattacactactagaaattcgctaaaaactgaccaaaaataccgaccaacgttggtcggttatggcaaattaccgaccaaaacgcgaccattacggtgtggacggtattttgatggtcggaatggcttaccgaccaaagttgatcggaaattaccgaccaactttggtcggtatattaaaacgaccatctgacaagtttaattacttactgaccaactttggtcggaaatatattttattaatttaattttaccgaccaaagttggtcggtttaactaaattatatttttttattaattattaaaattaaaaaaaaccgaccaacattggtcggtaattgaaaatatatattttttaaaactaattaaaattaaacattaccgaccaactatggtcggtaatctcaacaatgcaagcaaaataccgaccaaagttggacggtagtgttgaattctgggaattcaatgttcattaaccgaccaactttggtcggtattttggaataaattttttttttttattaaaaaccgaccaacgttggtcggtttttctgggattaattttggcataaaatgcctgttttggcagctaaaccacctgccagcataccaatacaacaacacaacaacaacaacacaacaacaacaataacaacacaacaacaacaacaacaacaacaacaacaacaacaaaaacacaacaacaacaacacgacaacaacaacaacacaacaacaacaaccaaaacattcaataaatactttaaaactaacaaattaaagttcaattgaacataaaaatccaaaaccaagttaaaactaattacaactagttcaaaactggttctatttgtctagttcaaagtatataaaagtcaaggggtattttgtacaacatcatcatcaccgtctgatgaactttcatctacaagacgatatagagaacggtcttgtggaggacgggaagcacgatcacggggaggacgggaggaacgatcacgagcagggcgggaggaacgatcacgtggaggtcgaccctctatagatgactcacgagatcggggcaacgaaaaagctccactagataggagagttctgatctgagcttgcatgccaaggaattgagcatctctaagcctttctctttccttggccgcttctagctctgatgtgagctttgtcactgtctcccgcatagcggagaggctctccctattaagttgctcgccttgcgaggaagtccctattcctcgcattccacacttatagcgatggaagtttttagtaggaagcccgtataccttcccccattttggaccgccaacagactccaaccatattctttcagcatcctcgtccgaaggttgggttggctcacccgattcaccagctggatgactacggatgaaatTCTCcatgttactttggtagcgaccctatattattttaaattaaatcagtatttcaagttgtttataaaagtaaattataatacttaaataaaattaaaagcttacatatgcagtcgaggcccggtcctcgacccacctatcttgatccccctctttcttcttcttcacaacatgtgtctccttgaataactcatcatgactcattggacgcccatacttctttttctgaaaataaattaatttagttaataaacagaatagatatacttagaaaagtaaaataatttaagcaattacgtaccaatcttctttttattgtccctaggctgatcgcacctccagtgtgcaaggagcctcccttctcggatgcgcgagctttctttcctttttcgctcctctctaagaactctacggtaagccattgcctttgcaaatcattccacaaattctcaagtaaccagccaggcctcttgttcttctttctagcatccgagaaagcatccgccaatctcttgcgagctttatgataaaaatttgtagccacttccgcgctatagcggtcttcccatacacacttcctctgtatttcaaaagttaaatattagatggaaacatcataaatataaattattaaactgtttaaaagaacatttataccttaaattgattaaaaatttgctccttcagtgagaatgggcaatcagtccaagtcgcataagggccatcatttATACACACTtcctctgtatttcaaaagttaaatattagatggaaacatcataaatataaattattaaactgtttaaaagaacatttataccttaaattgattaaaaatttgctccttcagtgagaatgggcaatcagtccaagtcgcataagggccatcataaagctttctgatggcattggtgattatcctcgtagtcttattacccggcttgaacctgcaatttaacaataaaaacacattaatatcttagtaaaaatgttacaaatcaatagacgcaaaaataatgaataacacttacccatcaccctcagggactatgatgatcctgccatatcgatcataatgcactacctcgtcatcaccatccgaagcatatgtatcagaggcatgtgaagacggtgtaggcgggtcagagctaatgcctcccaggcgaaggcctataatagatggagtcgatgatgaagatggttgcgatccctgtgactgcgacatagctggatgcgacccaagtggatgtgataccgatggctgtgacccgagtggctgtgacccgattggctgtgacccgagtggctgtgacatgggtggatgcgatccatgtggctgtgatatgtagggatgtgatccatgtggatgtgatgcagatggctgtgaggcagttggactgtatgtcggacgtatagtcctgtggccctgtgatggaagactgggtgtctgaatgaaggtgtatggctcgtgatgctgtggcagctcagtatagctgtgtggtggaggataagacataggcatctctgaaaagggtggacaagagggagtattattttctaccctcatctttcccttcctacccttttctcgaccccgagaactagtagggtcattgttaccttgacccttgcctgccatctgcataataaaatacacatttagattgaaacatataagaaactagctataaaatgagagtgctttaaaaaaccaactttttaatcctcatcgacgtattgttcctcgtccgataattcttcgtcctcacttgtttgagcttcatcagttgattcctcgtcctcattttctataattgttacttcatttatatcaacttcttccaatatgcgttcaggatgttccaaatcattttctaactgatcgtccactatttggtgaatattggagatatcgttttgatatgcaacatctaacacattctcgacttccaccctacctacaggcttagtttttattacaacccaccaatcggacttattccgccgcaatggataaggagcataatacacttgcctaacgttatgtgcaattatgaaaggatcatagcgatcatactccctcgtatgattaacctcaattatgttgtattggttgtgtactcttgtacctcttgttggatttgggtcaaaccacttgcatctaaagagtatcaatttcttatatggccaacctgtatattctagttgtaatatttctttgaccacaccataataatcaatatctccaacttggttgccatcaccaccttgaacccacaccccgctgttgttgctatttttatttttagagcaatcctctgtatgaaacttataaccattcactacgtacttagacattgttgtgacctgaagcccaggtccccaagatatatctttcaaaaattgatttacaccattatttggattatttacctacatagagttaaaaaaagtcataagttagcacaacttatgaatcaattattatacattcactacatatgtatatatatatacacttacaaactgtttgaaccacgtatcaaatctcgtatatacagcatcatagccaaattgacccacgaagtgactgtgacatatcaaatatttttagtagttgcatcaatatgtagtcacagtaaattttacattttgataactaataaatcaatacttacttgagaaatggtacaacttcgggacaatttagcaacacatgaagtgtagctgacttgtactccatatcactcaaacttctctttctaacatccttagaacatcggcctggttgattgaatatggacattggtggatataatggatcattcacacattcgaccgtgtgcctattgggcctattcctagaacatggcacgttactctcaaaataataagaacaaaaatgtgcagtttcctttgcaagataggcttcgcatatagatccttcaatcttattcctctgcttaacaaattatttgcatttgccaattgtcctacataatctcatgttagccaataacattcaaataaaatagaatattacatcaaacttataatattacctctcaaagggatacatccatctgcattgaacaggccctccaagtcgtgcctcgtgtacaaggtgtattggaaggtgttccatcacatcaaagaaatcacatgggaatattttttttccatcttactagaaattacagggATGTTtaggtccatccgaagtaggttttcttcccttaatgtggtagaacacaagtctttgaaaaataaactaatctctgtgatgggtttccagattctttcaggaaaaccacaaaatgcaataggcactaaggtctccatgaaaacatggcagtcatgacttttcaaatggctcaacttccctacctccatatctacttttttccaagattcgacgcataaccctcaggcatctttaatttcgtaacccaatcacaaatttatcgtctttcctccgattttttaaacttcatacaatcgcacctgacacaagggcacctaattactccttcactttggtatggtggaagtgacattgcatgtctaataaagtcatcaaccccttctacaaaatcctcccgcaatccccgccgattaggataatttctattgtacatccaagtacgatgttccatctatacaaataaaacaagaacaaattaatttattctataattataaattaattatatctttttagttaattcaagataattatttttttctaattacaccaatttatatcctaaaagttcaattcatatccaaaaggtccaattcatatcttaaaagttcaaatcatatcctaaaagttcaattcacaagaacaaatcctaaaaactaaaatttcaattcatatcctacgagtttaaacataaactaactaaactaaagaaattcaacccataccctaaaagttcgattcacaagaacaaattaatttattctacaattataaattaattatatcttttttagttaattcaagataattattttttcctaattacaccaatttatatcctaaaagttcaattcatatccaaaaggtccaattcatatcttaaaagttcaaatcatatcctaaaagttcaattcacaagaacaaatcctaaaaattaaaatttcaattcatatcctacgagtttaaacataaactaactaaactaaagaaattcaacccataccctaaaagttcgattcacaagaacaaattaatttattctacaattataaattaattatatcttttttagttaattcaagataattattttttcctaattacaccaatttatatcctaaaagttcaattcatatccaaaaggtccaattcatatcttaaaagttcaattcatatcctaaaagttcaattcacaagaacaaatcctaaaaactaaaatttcaattcatatcctacgagtttaaacataaactaactaaactaaagaaattcaacccataccctaaactaaactaattcataaataattgactaattaataaaactaattagttaataaaactaattaacaaaactaattaaaataaggcctaaaccctaatccttaataaaatgcaatgttcaaataattgaaacactaatcaattgaaactaattcataactaattaacaaaacctgaaaataataaataaatgcgttgtaattcaaacctagaatttgtaggagatggaggaggagatcgaggggcggcagtggcagtggcagcggcgacggcgagggtaagggctggacggcgagggggaggcctggacggtgagggggaggggctgggagaaggagagaaGGGAAGGAAGAAGAGGGAAAAATTTCAGAGAAATAGGGGTTTCTcccgtttttcacttctctgattttagaattaccgaccaaagttggtcggtaattttggtcggtacattaagtgctgaccgtttgacaaaaaatcgaccaactttggtcggtttttttataaaaaaaaatttaaaatctttaaccgaccaacgttggtcggtaattttaaatataaattcttaaatattataaaatattttaaataataaaataattattaaaatttaaaaaattggatccagattaccgaccaacgttggtcgataatccaaaattttcttgtctgaccagctattgaccaatttaccgaccaacgttggtcggtattttgttttaaaaaaatgtaaatattttttttccccagtttgcgtccaacctagacggtttttggtcgcattttttgaccgaccaatgttggtcgaaAATAGTAGGTCGGTTTTTAGCATATTTTTAGTAGTGTTAGATTGGATCACGCGAGCGTGCTTTAGCTATGTATAACATCATTACGGTTCACTCGGTGCAAGTTGGTAGGCACTGGGTGGCGATCACATTGCAATTcattttggggtgtgacaaacaaTCTCTAGGCGTATATATTGGAAGTTTTATTAAACATTGTTGTTTGCAACTTAATTACGCTTTTACCTCGATTTCTTTTATAAAAAGATCTCCACTCCAATAAAATTTAGTCATGATTAAGAACTTACGTTTCCCCTTTTTCTTTATAATTGTTAGTATTTCAAGTCCTCGTTTCATTTATCAATgtaaaaacaacaataaaaaaccTTAACATCCTAAAACAGAAAAAGGAAAAGGAGAGAAACGAAGAGAATTTAAACGAACAAAATAGCTTGTATTACATATATAAAATATTGAAAGGAAAGTTACGGTTTAACACTCTCCATCCTGCTTTGTCACTTTACTTGCTCTTATTATCTCTAGGAGTGAAATAAAACTACCGGAACAAATTTCACTCCTTACTCTCTCTTCTGTCCTTTGTCTAATTTTTACACTGCAATTTGCTACTATTTACAATTCTCTATTTCCGACGATCCTTTTCTCCCTGCGATGGATTCACCTCCTCCTATGTGATCCTCCGTCACTGTCGCAATCACCAATGTCGCGCTTCCACGTACCCCAATTTCAACTGGTTCGAAAAATTAGTGCTGTCATAAAGCTTTGCAATATCGGCTAAATTCATAATATTTTGTGCCATTTTCAACTCCTCCACTGTTGTTGCTGCACTGCTTCCACGTACCCCGATAATAACAGATTCTCTTTTCTTCTCTTCCGTTTTCACCTCCTCCACCGCATGCGAATTATTGGCTGGATTAGCCTCCTCTATTATTGCCACTTTCTCTGCTGATTCAATGTTTTCACCTATCTGTATCACAACAAAATCACCACTCTCGACGTCATCCTCCATGACAGGATTCACAATTCCACGGTGCAGCAACTGGGACCGAGGCGGGGgcggtgaagaagaagaagaagaatctttCTTCTTCTTGAAATGGGCTTTGGCCGAAAGCTCTTCAACAGCTTTGGAGATTTCGTGGACACATTTGGTGACGTCAATGAGTATGGACAGAAGAGATGCAGCTGGGACCAAGTCCATGACGTCTGATTCGTCATTTTGGAAGAAAGCTTTGGAGGTACCGAGTGTCTTTTTAAGGTCATTAATGGCACTTTTCTCGTTACGCATGTGGGTTTCCTCAATGAAGGAAGAAGAAGGTTGCGTCATGGTTTTAATGGACAACACAAGTTCCTTTAAGACTTTGCTAGATTCCGTGATCATTCTTTTGCATACTTCTTCTGTTCTCCTTTCGAATTCCGTTGGTGCCTGGAAATATTAGTTAATATCAGTAAGTTGCCAAAAGAATACCAATAATTATATGTTGTCTTAATTAGTCCCATTTTACCTGATGATATATGGTTCGATATTGAGTTTATATGTTAATAGTACgacttaaatattatatttgtgATTTGGCAGAGAAATTAATAAATAATGTtcgtttaaaattttgaaaactaATTAATAAGATTGTACAGATTTAAAATGGTATCAAACATTTTGTGACTCCCAAAATCGAGAGACAGTGTTATATAAAGTGGGATGGAATATTGCAAAATCTGATTTTGTTTATTGAGAGATTCAAACTTACAGTACTCCCTCAGTCTCAATTACGTGACATGTGTTTAACTTGAGCAtataatttaaaagaaaaaaaactgtGAAATTGTTGTCGTCTAAACATGCCATAAATATTTTAATGGctataaaatatttcattaaggACAAAAAGGGAgcttaaaattaaattattactgttatatatataaaaaaatatcattATATTTATTATCATACATTTCAGCTAAAAAGGTTCCCGGCGGGATTTCATTTCACCATTTACGCATATATGTCTTCACAACTAATATAAGTGCATTTTAGTGCTATTTAAGAGCTTTTATGTTCTTTCTTGGAAagaatgtttttattttattattcgcGCTTCCATTTATCTATAAAAATACAACAAAAAAACAGACATATTAATTACATTCATTCTTTCTCGATATTTGTTTAACTGTTACCTGTAATCCACACGCGCAGGCGTGTTGCACCCTTCAATGCATGACACGCGGAGAGGGGAGGGAGAAGTAGGGCTTTAAGAAAGAGTGTTCAACTTATATCTACCTGAGTTTCAGAATTTAAGCGGCCAGTCAGACCTACAAGATGGCAAGCACATTGTCTGGCAAGACTACCAATCTTCAAGTATTGTTTCCATGGATGACTAATCCTGAAAGATCCGTGAGGGGGCTCCCACCATGCAAAATTTGCCTGAATATATCGTTTTTCGTTTTAATAATTAGTACTGAAATATCACTCAATATGAAGTGGCTCTCATGCTACCTAAAGTGATAAAGAAAGCTAGCTAGGGCGGGATAAAAAGGGCAAGAATAAATACTTGTTTTTGCTTAGTCAAAACATATAAATAAATAACCTACATCTTTTTGCCGCTCTGAAGAAATTTCAATTAAATGCAGATTAAGAATGATGGAACTTGAGAATGAAAAAGTCTAACTAGTGAGGATTGAAATTTGTTTTACTCACCAAAGATTCTTCAGTGTCCTTAGAACCAATAACACTTGTGAAGGCTTCACGAAATCCCTTTTCATTGCTCTTGGTACCTCCACCATTCTCTTCAATCTCAGAAATGTGAAAATACTCACTTCCAAAACCTGCAAATTAAGAGAAGTTCAATTTTTCATTTAAATTGTAATGATGGAAGgctaattaaaataataaaacaagAATATATCCACAGACCATCTAAGAAACTTGCTAGCTTTTCAAGATTTGTACAAACAAGCTTATGAAGATCATCCCCGGCCCAAACTGGACGAATAACCATGGAAATGGTCATGACGGTGGCGACGCCAATCAGAATGGTCGCTAACCGCTCACAAGCAACGGTGAAAATATCCTCGGAGCGGTAACTTGAGACGGCGACCAAACTGAAGGTCAACACAAAGATCATGGTTCCATAGTCATACCTCCTCTTAATTTCGGGGTAAAACCTTGTATATGTACCTACAGCACCTGCATGGATAAATGGGGTTAAACATTGGATGTGAACAAGCGGATCGGAGTCTTTAATGtatgttttaattaatttcattatgtGGAACAATTTAATGATTTGTGTATGAGATCAAAAGACTTCGTTGAGTATTCACAAATTTTGTCCATTTTGTTAATTTTGAGAAATAGGTTATACTATTATGCGTGTATTTCTTACCTACAATGAAGACCAAAACCCCAAGAACTATAGGATCCGGCCCTTCATTTCCAAACAGGCCAGCTAAATATTTAGCTCCAACACCAAATACACCAGCTAGTGCCGTAGCAGTACCTCTGTTTATGCTCTTTGATATGGTTGCACCTCAATTTCAAAATAAACATCAATTAATATGTCTATTCTCTTGAGAAATTAAGTGAATATCAACTAATTGGATAATAAATTAGACCAAAACTAGCAATGTGTTTAgggaaaaaattaaataaattaccagCAGTGAATTCAAAAGCAACCACCACAGTCAGGACAGCCCACATTACTGGTTGTTCAAAGCTATGATAAAGCGGCCCGTTATAGTAAAAAAATGAGACTAAAGTAAGAGCTAGTCCCACCTTAGCTGCATGCCAAATTTTTCTAGGATCATCTTTCCCAATCTTCTTTGTGTTTTTAGCAATGTTCCTAGCTTTGTCCTTTAACTTCCTGGGAAATCCCTTGAGCTGGCTCCACCACCTGGTGAAGACACCAGCTTTTTCATGGTTTGTTGAATCAATCTCCATTAAAATGGAAGATTTGGAACTGGCTGAGTTGGTATAAAGGAGAATAAAGAAGAGCCTAGAGAAGATGATGGGATGAAAATGCACAATGGAACCACCTCAACCTCCTTAATTTATATAGTTAGGGAGAAAAGTTGGGGttcaatattttaatttatttacaCATGAATATTTGTCTTGTCTTTGATCTTTCAAGTGtgttttgctttttctttttctacCTCAAATATTAATCGTTTTAGCAAATTAAATTTGTTTCATCTTTATACATGCATATCTGTCTTGTCTTTGATATTTCGTTAGAAGGATAAGAGCTTATTTTCTTCTTAACTACATTCGGTCTCAAATATTAATCGTTTTAACAAACTgaatttatttcatctttataCATGTGTATTTGTGTCTTGTCTTTGATCTTTCATGAGTAGGATAAGagcttattttctttttaattacatCTGGTCTCAAATATTAATCGTTTTAGCAAACTGAATTTGTTTCATCATTATACATGCGTACCTGTCTTGTCTTTGATCTTTCATGAGAAGAATAagaacttattttctttttaacTACATTCGGTCTCAAATATTAATCATTTTAGCAAATTATTTTGCTTCAAAATATTTTACATTTTAGAAAACGAAAAAGTCACTTGTTGCCTTTTTTCTTCCAAATCTACCCTTATTGTTTTCCTTATATTAATTGAAGCGAGATGTTTAATGGGGTAAAAGGGTAATTTAgacaaatatttttttattaagacTATCATGTCTTTCTCTTAGGGCGTGCAATATCCTAAAAGATATATGAATGATAGTTTAAACAAATATTCTCTAAGTTCCAATTTTACGAGGACCTTTTCGTTTGATTCAAAATTCTGAACAACATTTTGAAATGTATTTTTTCATCGTATTGATATGAGAAGAATTGCaacttatattattttttatataatttttgaatATCATAATTTTAACTTTAAAATATTGAGTTATCTAATCCAATTTCAGCTTCACATATTAGTCAAATTGAATCTCAAGATGGAAAAGATTTATAAAAAACGGAACTGAGGGAATACACTCGAATATCTGTCTTATGTTTGATCTTTCTTGAGAAGGAAAGAGTGTCttcctttttattagttttcCTTTGATTTCTCAAAAAACATTCCTGAGGATAAAAAAGGACATGTTATGTAAAATATTGAATTACAAcgaatttaaaaatatttacttagATCCACCATTTTAATAATATGCACATCTAGGACATAAATGTTTTGAGGCATTTTGTATCCTTGGGCAATGCACAATGCCTTTTGTGATATCCTTGTTTACACGTAAAACAgtataattgaatttatatattgtttctagacaagtgaactaatttgatcatgaaataatgtaataattgaagaaatgtacaatacttagccttaaaatataaatgaaacaacagagatggcagttccgggaacaaggtttccagacacaacaatgatgagatcaaaagcaagaaagtaagattgtattaagctttgtatagaatatagtgtAAGTTTAGCTAGAAAATTCATGTCCCCTACAATGATAACCGGGCTCACCATTTATAGttgtgtctagggaaggaggtcctaggatcgtgccctcctttaatgtcaattatgagggtcattgatgaagatgtaacggtgaatatTAATGCCAAATTCTATGTAACGGGCCGTCACTCTTAATGCTACAGaatattt of Nicotiana tomentosiformis chromosome 7, ASM39032v3, whole genome shotgun sequence contains these proteins:
- the LOC104116934 gene encoding aluminum-activated malate transporter 8-like, whose product is MEIDSTNHEKAGVFTRWWSQLKGFPRKLKDKARNIAKNTKKIGKDDPRKIWHAAKVGLALTLVSFFYYNGPLYHSFEQPVMWAVLTVVVAFEFTAGATISKSINRGTATALAGVFGVGAKYLAGLFGNEGPDPIVLGVLVFIVGAVGTYTRFYPEIKRRYDYGTMIFVLTFSLVAVSSYRSEDIFTVACERLATILIGVATVMTISMVIRPVWAGDDLHKLVCTNLEKLASFLDGFGSEYFHISEIEENGGGTKSNEKGFREAFTSVIGSKDTEESLANFAWWEPPHGSFRISHPWKQYLKIGSLARQCACHLVGLTGRLNSETQAPTEFERRTEEVCKRMITESSKVLKELVLSIKTMTQPSSSFIEETHMRNEKSAINDLKKTLGTSKAFFQNDESDVMDLVPAASLLSILIDVTKCVHEISKAVEELSAKAHFKKKKDSSSSSSPPPPRSQLLHRGIVNPVMEDDVESGDFVVIQIGENIESAEKVAIIEEANPANNSHAVEEVKTEEKKRESVIIGVRGSSAATTVEELKMAQNIMNLADIAKLYDSTNFSNQLKLGYVEARHW